A stretch of the Porifericola rhodea genome encodes the following:
- a CDS encoding polyprenyl synthetase family protein — MSSIIQEIRSPIDHEMGIFEDKFRDFMKSNVLLLDKIMSFIVKRKGKQVRPMFVFLSAGLTGQISEATHRGAALIELLHTATLVHDDVVDDSNYRRGFFSINALWKNKIAVLVGDYLLSRGLLLSVEHKDFRLLEIVSNAVREMSEGELLQIEKARNLDITESVYYEIIRQKTASLISSCCGVGASSTGADQETIQKMLDFGEKVGIAFQIKDDLFDYGSAEIGKPVGIDIKEKKMTLPLIYALQKASWLEKKRIIYIIKNQSEKPRKVHEVIDFVKASGGIEYATEVMQDYHRKAQDILSTFPDSEFKQSLKRLVEYTIERKK, encoded by the coding sequence ATGAGTAGCATTATCCAGGAAATCCGCTCGCCCATTGACCACGAAATGGGCATCTTCGAAGACAAATTCCGTGATTTTATGAAAAGCAATGTATTGTTGCTGGATAAAATCATGAGTTTTATTGTCAAACGCAAGGGCAAGCAGGTGCGGCCCATGTTTGTATTTTTATCTGCTGGCCTGACTGGCCAGATAAGCGAGGCTACCCATCGTGGTGCTGCGCTAATTGAACTATTGCATACAGCCACGCTAGTGCACGATGATGTGGTAGATGACTCCAACTATCGTCGTGGATTCTTTTCTATTAATGCGCTCTGGAAAAACAAAATCGCTGTACTGGTAGGTGATTACCTACTCTCCAGAGGCTTGTTGCTTTCTGTAGAGCATAAAGATTTTCGACTGCTGGAGATTGTCTCAAATGCGGTACGAGAGATGAGCGAAGGAGAGCTTCTGCAGATAGAAAAAGCGCGTAATCTGGATATTACAGAGAGTGTGTATTACGAAATTATCCGCCAGAAAACAGCTTCTTTAATTAGCTCATGTTGTGGAGTAGGCGCCAGCTCTACTGGTGCCGACCAAGAGACCATACAGAAAATGCTGGACTTTGGCGAGAAAGTTGGCATAGCCTTTCAGATTAAAGATGACCTATTTGACTACGGTAGTGCAGAAATTGGCAAGCCGGTAGGTATAGATATTAAGGAGAAAAAAATGACTCTCCCGCTTATCTATGCGCTGCAAAAGGCTTCCTGGCTGGAGAAGAAACGTATTATCTATATTATTAAAAACCAGAGTGAGAAGCCTCGCAAGGTACATGAGGTCATAGACTTTGTAAAAGCCTCTGGCGGTATAGAGTACGCTACAGAAGTGATGCAGGACTATCACCGCAAGGCTCAGGATATTCTTAGTACTTTTCCGGACTCCGAATTCAAACAGTCATTAAAGCGCCTGGTAGAGTATACGATTGAGCGCAAAAAATAA